One window of Cherax quadricarinatus isolate ZL_2023a chromosome 16, ASM3850222v1, whole genome shotgun sequence genomic DNA carries:
- the LOC128688890 gene encoding uncharacterized protein encodes MLEPGTMESSQNTSGMMWYNYNPVDGLITTNAPVQVELGTVDIARQINQQVQLQYGNLQAVPTQTQHQIIVAHQPQPQPPPVIPEPPVTPKPSKPRTRPTNGERVPCGECGKTFSCNANLRDHMRLHTGERPFICSECGMSFAQRSNWRLHKRVHTGERPYMCGICGKTFSRSSHLPGHMRVHTGERPYTCDRCQNSFASAQALKNHARTHTGEKPFVCEYCQTAFTHSSSLSSHKKRCTGEKRKRGRPLGSGRKSYRKKSTGRPRGRPRKKVRYGKRGRRKNPPPEEHAETKNGVDVIKAEVHRENEEAQIQSIIQAKQELEEVPTVVVDADSVNLEHAELHCDSLKLDKHIVTHEEELAEESVCQEGQLIRHEMLPLEIVSATATAGLDETSNLHQEAAVAMAALHEGAALNLAHHQLPQEIYVKREVPHTMWYPKQHY; translated from the coding sequence ATGTTAGAGCCAGGCACAATGGAATCTTCCCAGAACACTTCGGGTATGATGTGGTATAACTACAATCCTGTTGATGGCCTTATTACTACAAATGCTCCAGTGCAAGTAGAATTAGGGACAGTTGACATAGCAAGACAAATTAATCAGCAGGTTCAGTTACAGTATGGCAACTTACAGGCAGTTCCAACCCAAACCCAGCACCAGATAATAGTGGCTCATCAACCACAGCCTCAACCACCTCCTGTTATTCCAGAGCCACCAGTAACTCCAAAACCATCAAAGCCTCGTACTCGACCAACAAATGGTGAACGGGTGCCATGTGGAGAATGTGGCAAGACTTTCTCATGTAATGCAAATTTACGAGATCACATGAGACTACACACAGGTGAAAGACCATTCATTTGTAGTGAGTGTGGTATGTCTTTTGCTCAGCGCTCTAATTGGAGGttacataaacgtgtacatacTGGTGAAAGACCCTACATGTGTGGTATATGTGGAAAAACATTTTCTCGTAGTTCCCATTTGCCTGGTCACATGAGAGTTCATACTGGAGAAAGACCTTATACATGTGatcggtgccagaattcatttgcTTCTGCACAAGCTTTGAAAAATCATGCACGTACCCACACAGGTGAGAAACCTTTTGTGTGTGAGTATTGCCAGACTGCTTTCACACACAGTTCTTCATTATCTTCACATAAAAAAAGGTGCACTGGTGAAAAGAGAAAGCGTGGTAGGCCTCTTGGCAGTGGTCGCAAGTCTTACAGAAAAAAGTCTACTGGTAGACCACGTGGGCGACCTAGAAAGAAGGTTCGTTATGGTAAGAGGGGCCGCAGGAAGAACCCTCCACCTGAAGAACATGCAGAAACAAAAAATGGAGTTGATGTAATTAAGGCTGAGGTTCACAGAGAAAATGAAGAAGCTCAGATACAGTCGATAATACAGGCAAAACAAGAGCTTGAAGAAGTGCCCACTGTAGTTGTTGATGCAGACTCAGTGAATTTAGAACATGCTGAACTACACTGTGATTCACTAAAGTTAGATAAGCATATAGTAACACATGAAGAAGAACTTGCAGAAGAATCTGTATGTCAGGAAGGTCAACTAATTCGCCATGAAATGTTACCATTAGAAATTGTGTCTGCAACAGCAACTGCAGGCTTGGATGAGACTAGCAATCTTCACCAAGAAGCAGCTGTTGCTATGGCTGCTTTACATGAGGGAGCAGCACTTAATTTGGCTCATCACCAGTTGCCTCAAGAAATATATGTTAAGAGAGAAGTACCTCATACTATGTGGTATCCAAAACAGCACTATTAA